The following proteins are co-located in the Primulina tabacum isolate GXHZ01 chromosome 11, ASM2559414v2, whole genome shotgun sequence genome:
- the LOC142519380 gene encoding calmodulin-binding transcription activator 2-like isoform X1 has product MAESGSHGLGFQFDINQILSEAQHRWLRPAEICEILSNYQKFRVSPEAPNNPVSGSTFLFDRKVLRYFRKDGHNWRKKKDGKTVKEAHEKLKVGSVDMLHCYYAHGEDNENFQRRSYWLLEPDLMHIVFVHYLGVKGGKLNTNYVRNMDTVLSKSENDSISTTFHGASPTSTLSSANEDAESEDNHQANSRFHSYPESPLRNDSRSTLSSSYDMLSSPGNWDVSSPNYATHFRRHRDVSGGSKFVSSFQPTLDLASGQEASGKYAAGELTDKEESVCYVPVQAKVEENNMDPFCNHPGEHKDQSEQRNLQAVLTEMEIRSAVNPNLENIKDTVGNENYSFLLKKPLINSLQMDGNLKKVDSFTRWMAKELGEADELDMLSSNRLSWSIMGSEYDSNISAQLEVDADSLSSSILGDQLFSIIDFSPNWTYSNWDCKVLIIGKFLKSELEFSKCKWSIMFGEMEIPADVLADGILCSHAPLHKPGLVAFYVTCSNRLACSEIREFEYRRGHDQNIGATDVNAGVVTVMHLYRRLEMLLCQRPIGSPSGFIEHDLGKQTLIQKIVSLMEENYHDALLTQKNSTARLMVTGEVLLEKQLKEKFYYWLLQRINEEDTVPIVVDDRGQGVLHLAAALGFNWVFQPIIIPGVSLDFRDVNGWTALHWAAFYGREDTVAALVSLGAAPGALTDPSAEYPLGRTPADLASSSGHKGISGFLAETFLTTHLTTLRMNDPDEDGIPEVSGRNAIHTVSERLAVPTTEEEVPDTLSLKDSLAAVCNASQAAARIHQIFRIQSFQRKQFTEQGCDELLSSDEHAISLLAGRSSRLRLANAAAVHIQKKFRGWKKRKEFLQIRQKVVKIQAHVRGHQARKKHKSIMWPVGILEKVILRWRRKGRGFRGFGSDVVQDGPNMHGTRSPEDNYDVLKEGRRQTEERMQKALARVKSMAQYPEARAQYRRLLTAAEGFRETKAGSNEIPDNIEEDIGYDESEMLDIETLLDDDTFMSLAFQ; this is encoded by the exons ATGGCTGAAAGCGGATCGCACGGTCTGGGGTTCCAATTTG ATATTAatcagatattgtcagaagcccAACATCGGTGGCTGAGACCTGCGGAAATTTGCGAAATTCTTAGTAACTATCAAAAGTTTCGTGTCTCTCCTGAGGCTCCAAATAACCCAGTCA GTGGTTCTACTTTTCTTTTTGATCGGAAGGTATTAAGATACTTCCGCAAGGATGGACATAACTGGagaaagaagaaggatgggaaaACTGTTAAAGAAGCCCATGAGAAACTGAAG GTTGGAAGCGTTGATATGTTGCATTGTTACTATGCCCATGGAGAGGataatgaaaattttcaaaGGCGGAGCTACTGGTTGCTTGAGCC GGATCTCATGCACATAGTATTTGTCCACTATTTGGGAGTTAAG GGTGGCAAGTTGAACACCAACTATGTTAGAAACATGGATACTGTCTTGTCAAAATCCGAAAATGATAGCATTTCTACCACTTTTCATGGAGCAAGCCCCACCAGCACGTTGTCCTCAGCTAATGAAGATGCTGAATCTG AGGACAATCACCAAGCAAATTCTAGATTTCATTCGTATCCGGAGTCACCATTGCGCAACGACAGTCGTTCTACCCTATCAAGTTCTTATGATATGCTTTCCTCTCCAG GAAATTGGGATGTATCTTCCCCAAATTATGCAACACATTTTCGGAGGCATAGGGATGTTTCTGGTGGAAGCAAATTTGTATCTAGTTTTCAACCAACACTTGATTTGGCATCTGGGCAAGAAGCTTCGGGAAAGTACGCCGCAG GTGAGCTTACCGATAAAGAGGAATCTGTGTGTTACGTTCCTGTCCAAGCCAAGGTTGAG GAGAACAATATGGATCCATTTTGCAATCATCCTGGGGAGCATAAAGATCAGTCTGAACAGAGGAATCTTCAGGCAGTGCTTACAGAAATGGAAATTAGAAGTGCTGTCAATCCAAATTTGGAGAATATCAAGGATACAGTAGGGAATGAAAACTACTCATTCTTACTGAAAAAGCCGCTGATAAATTCATTGCAAATGGATGGAAACTTGAAGAAAGTTGACAGCTTCACCCGCTGGATGGCTAAGGAGCTTGGAGAAGCTGACGAATTGGATATGCTGTCAAGTAACAGGCTTTCATGGAGTATTATGGGGAGTGAGTACGACTCCAATATCTCAGCTCAATTGGAAGTGGATGCAGACTCGCTGAGCTCTTCTATTTTGGGGGACCAGCTTTTCAGTATTATTGATTTTTCACCAAACTGGACTTACTCTAATTGGGATTGCAAG GTTCTCATTATTGGAAAATTTCTCAAGAGTGAATTAGAGTTCTCAAAATGCAAATGGTCAATTATGTTTGGAGAGATGGAGATTCCAGCTGATGTTTTAGCAGATGGGATTCTTTGTTCCCATGCTCCACTACACAAGCCTGGACTTGTCGCTTTCTATGTCACTTGTTCCAACAGGCTCGCTTGCAGCGAAATACGAGAATTCGAATATAGACGTGGACACGATCAAAATATTGGTGCTACAGATGTAAATGCTGGTGTTGTAACTGTGATGCATCTCTACCGACGACTTGAGATGCTATTATGCCAAAGACCCATTGGAAGCCCTAGCGGTTTCATTGAACATGACCTTGGAAAACAAACTCTGATTCAAAAAATTGTTTCATTGATGGAGGAGAACTACCATGATGCATTGTTAACACAAAAAAATAGCACAGCACGGCTGATGGTGACTGGAGAGGTGCTTCTTGAAAAGCAGCTAAAAGAGAAATTTTACTATTGGCTGCTTCAAAGAATAAATGAAGAAGATACAGTGCCAATAGTTGTTGATGACAGAGGTCAAGGTGTTCTACACTTGGCAGCTGCTCTTGGTTTTAATTGGGTCTTCCAGCCAATTATCATTCCAGGAGTTAGTTTGGATTTTCGAGACGTGAATGGATGGACAGCACTTCATTGGGCTGCGTTTTATGGCAG GGAGGACACAGTTGCTGCTCTTGTTTCCCTAGGTGCAGCTCCTGGAGCGCTGACAGACCCATCTGCTGAATATCCGCTGGGTAGAACTCCAGCAGATCTGGCTTCTTCCAGTGGACACAAGGGGATATCTGGTTTTCTAGCTGAGACTTTCCTGACCACACATCTCACAACTCTTAGGATGAATGATCCGGATGAAGATGGTATACCAGAAGTTTCTGGAAGGAATGCTATACATACAGTTTCGGAACGTTTAGCAGTCCCTACAACTGAAGAGGAGGTACCAGATACACTCTCACTCAAGGATTCACTTGCCGCTGTCTGTAATGCATCACAAGCAGCAGCTCGCATTCACCAAATTTTCCGCATCCAGTCATTTCAGAGGAAGCAATTTACTGAACAGGGGTGTGATGAGTTGCTGAGTTCAGATGAGCATGCTATTTCTCTTTTAGCTGGTAGAAGTTCCAGATTACGTTTGGCCAATGCTGCTGCTGTGCACATCCAGAAAAAGTTTCGTGGTTGGAAAAAGCGGAAGGAATTTCTGCAAATTCGGCAAAAAGTTGTTAAAATTCAG GCTCATGTGAGGGGGCATCAGGCAAGGAAGAAACATAAAAGTATTATGTGGCCAGTGGGAATATTGGAGAAGGTGATTTTGCGCTGGAGACGTAAAGGGCGTGGTTTCCGTGGATTTGGGTCAGATGTGGTCCAAGATGGGCCTAACATGCATGGCACTAGGTCGCCGGAAGACAATTATGATGTTCTGAAGGAAGGAAGAAGACAAACTGAAGAAAGGATGCAAAAAGCACTTGCAAGGGTGAAATCTATGGCCCAATACCCTGAAGCCCGAGCTCAGTACCGTAGACTGCTAACTGCTGCTGAAGGGTTCCGAGAAACAAAG GCTGGTTCCAATGAGATCCCAGACAACATAGAAGAAGATATAGGGTATGATGAAAGTGAAATGCTCGACATAGAGACTCTGTTGGATGATGATACTTTCATGTCTCTGGCATTCCAATGA
- the LOC142519380 gene encoding calmodulin-binding transcription activator 2-like isoform X2 — protein sequence MAESGSHGLGFQFDINQILSEAQHRWLRPAEICEILSNYQKFRVSPEAPNNPVSGSTFLFDRKVLRYFRKDGHNWRKKKDGKTVKEAHEKLKVGSVDMLHCYYAHGEDNENFQRRSYWLLEPDLMHIVFVHYLGVKGGKLNTNYVRNMDTVLSKSENDSISTTFHGASPTSTLSSANEDAESEDNHQANSRFHSYPESPLRNDSRSTLSRNWDVSSPNYATHFRRHRDVSGGSKFVSSFQPTLDLASGQEASGKYAAGELTDKEESVCYVPVQAKVEENNMDPFCNHPGEHKDQSEQRNLQAVLTEMEIRSAVNPNLENIKDTVGNENYSFLLKKPLINSLQMDGNLKKVDSFTRWMAKELGEADELDMLSSNRLSWSIMGSEYDSNISAQLEVDADSLSSSILGDQLFSIIDFSPNWTYSNWDCKVLIIGKFLKSELEFSKCKWSIMFGEMEIPADVLADGILCSHAPLHKPGLVAFYVTCSNRLACSEIREFEYRRGHDQNIGATDVNAGVVTVMHLYRRLEMLLCQRPIGSPSGFIEHDLGKQTLIQKIVSLMEENYHDALLTQKNSTARLMVTGEVLLEKQLKEKFYYWLLQRINEEDTVPIVVDDRGQGVLHLAAALGFNWVFQPIIIPGVSLDFRDVNGWTALHWAAFYGREDTVAALVSLGAAPGALTDPSAEYPLGRTPADLASSSGHKGISGFLAETFLTTHLTTLRMNDPDEDGIPEVSGRNAIHTVSERLAVPTTEEEVPDTLSLKDSLAAVCNASQAAARIHQIFRIQSFQRKQFTEQGCDELLSSDEHAISLLAGRSSRLRLANAAAVHIQKKFRGWKKRKEFLQIRQKVVKIQAHVRGHQARKKHKSIMWPVGILEKVILRWRRKGRGFRGFGSDVVQDGPNMHGTRSPEDNYDVLKEGRRQTEERMQKALARVKSMAQYPEARAQYRRLLTAAEGFRETKAGSNEIPDNIEEDIGYDESEMLDIETLLDDDTFMSLAFQ from the exons ATGGCTGAAAGCGGATCGCACGGTCTGGGGTTCCAATTTG ATATTAatcagatattgtcagaagcccAACATCGGTGGCTGAGACCTGCGGAAATTTGCGAAATTCTTAGTAACTATCAAAAGTTTCGTGTCTCTCCTGAGGCTCCAAATAACCCAGTCA GTGGTTCTACTTTTCTTTTTGATCGGAAGGTATTAAGATACTTCCGCAAGGATGGACATAACTGGagaaagaagaaggatgggaaaACTGTTAAAGAAGCCCATGAGAAACTGAAG GTTGGAAGCGTTGATATGTTGCATTGTTACTATGCCCATGGAGAGGataatgaaaattttcaaaGGCGGAGCTACTGGTTGCTTGAGCC GGATCTCATGCACATAGTATTTGTCCACTATTTGGGAGTTAAG GGTGGCAAGTTGAACACCAACTATGTTAGAAACATGGATACTGTCTTGTCAAAATCCGAAAATGATAGCATTTCTACCACTTTTCATGGAGCAAGCCCCACCAGCACGTTGTCCTCAGCTAATGAAGATGCTGAATCTG AGGACAATCACCAAGCAAATTCTAGATTTCATTCGTATCCGGAGTCACCATTGCGCAACGACAGTCGTTCTACCCTATCAA GAAATTGGGATGTATCTTCCCCAAATTATGCAACACATTTTCGGAGGCATAGGGATGTTTCTGGTGGAAGCAAATTTGTATCTAGTTTTCAACCAACACTTGATTTGGCATCTGGGCAAGAAGCTTCGGGAAAGTACGCCGCAG GTGAGCTTACCGATAAAGAGGAATCTGTGTGTTACGTTCCTGTCCAAGCCAAGGTTGAG GAGAACAATATGGATCCATTTTGCAATCATCCTGGGGAGCATAAAGATCAGTCTGAACAGAGGAATCTTCAGGCAGTGCTTACAGAAATGGAAATTAGAAGTGCTGTCAATCCAAATTTGGAGAATATCAAGGATACAGTAGGGAATGAAAACTACTCATTCTTACTGAAAAAGCCGCTGATAAATTCATTGCAAATGGATGGAAACTTGAAGAAAGTTGACAGCTTCACCCGCTGGATGGCTAAGGAGCTTGGAGAAGCTGACGAATTGGATATGCTGTCAAGTAACAGGCTTTCATGGAGTATTATGGGGAGTGAGTACGACTCCAATATCTCAGCTCAATTGGAAGTGGATGCAGACTCGCTGAGCTCTTCTATTTTGGGGGACCAGCTTTTCAGTATTATTGATTTTTCACCAAACTGGACTTACTCTAATTGGGATTGCAAG GTTCTCATTATTGGAAAATTTCTCAAGAGTGAATTAGAGTTCTCAAAATGCAAATGGTCAATTATGTTTGGAGAGATGGAGATTCCAGCTGATGTTTTAGCAGATGGGATTCTTTGTTCCCATGCTCCACTACACAAGCCTGGACTTGTCGCTTTCTATGTCACTTGTTCCAACAGGCTCGCTTGCAGCGAAATACGAGAATTCGAATATAGACGTGGACACGATCAAAATATTGGTGCTACAGATGTAAATGCTGGTGTTGTAACTGTGATGCATCTCTACCGACGACTTGAGATGCTATTATGCCAAAGACCCATTGGAAGCCCTAGCGGTTTCATTGAACATGACCTTGGAAAACAAACTCTGATTCAAAAAATTGTTTCATTGATGGAGGAGAACTACCATGATGCATTGTTAACACAAAAAAATAGCACAGCACGGCTGATGGTGACTGGAGAGGTGCTTCTTGAAAAGCAGCTAAAAGAGAAATTTTACTATTGGCTGCTTCAAAGAATAAATGAAGAAGATACAGTGCCAATAGTTGTTGATGACAGAGGTCAAGGTGTTCTACACTTGGCAGCTGCTCTTGGTTTTAATTGGGTCTTCCAGCCAATTATCATTCCAGGAGTTAGTTTGGATTTTCGAGACGTGAATGGATGGACAGCACTTCATTGGGCTGCGTTTTATGGCAG GGAGGACACAGTTGCTGCTCTTGTTTCCCTAGGTGCAGCTCCTGGAGCGCTGACAGACCCATCTGCTGAATATCCGCTGGGTAGAACTCCAGCAGATCTGGCTTCTTCCAGTGGACACAAGGGGATATCTGGTTTTCTAGCTGAGACTTTCCTGACCACACATCTCACAACTCTTAGGATGAATGATCCGGATGAAGATGGTATACCAGAAGTTTCTGGAAGGAATGCTATACATACAGTTTCGGAACGTTTAGCAGTCCCTACAACTGAAGAGGAGGTACCAGATACACTCTCACTCAAGGATTCACTTGCCGCTGTCTGTAATGCATCACAAGCAGCAGCTCGCATTCACCAAATTTTCCGCATCCAGTCATTTCAGAGGAAGCAATTTACTGAACAGGGGTGTGATGAGTTGCTGAGTTCAGATGAGCATGCTATTTCTCTTTTAGCTGGTAGAAGTTCCAGATTACGTTTGGCCAATGCTGCTGCTGTGCACATCCAGAAAAAGTTTCGTGGTTGGAAAAAGCGGAAGGAATTTCTGCAAATTCGGCAAAAAGTTGTTAAAATTCAG GCTCATGTGAGGGGGCATCAGGCAAGGAAGAAACATAAAAGTATTATGTGGCCAGTGGGAATATTGGAGAAGGTGATTTTGCGCTGGAGACGTAAAGGGCGTGGTTTCCGTGGATTTGGGTCAGATGTGGTCCAAGATGGGCCTAACATGCATGGCACTAGGTCGCCGGAAGACAATTATGATGTTCTGAAGGAAGGAAGAAGACAAACTGAAGAAAGGATGCAAAAAGCACTTGCAAGGGTGAAATCTATGGCCCAATACCCTGAAGCCCGAGCTCAGTACCGTAGACTGCTAACTGCTGCTGAAGGGTTCCGAGAAACAAAG GCTGGTTCCAATGAGATCCCAGACAACATAGAAGAAGATATAGGGTATGATGAAAGTGAAATGCTCGACATAGAGACTCTGTTGGATGATGATACTTTCATGTCTCTGGCATTCCAATGA
- the LOC142519380 gene encoding calmodulin-binding transcription activator 2-like isoform X3 produces MLHCYYAHGEDNENFQRRSYWLLEPDLMHIVFVHYLGVKGGKLNTNYVRNMDTVLSKSENDSISTTFHGASPTSTLSSANEDAESEDNHQANSRFHSYPESPLRNDSRSTLSSSYDMLSSPGNWDVSSPNYATHFRRHRDVSGGSKFVSSFQPTLDLASGQEASGKYAAGELTDKEESVCYVPVQAKVEENNMDPFCNHPGEHKDQSEQRNLQAVLTEMEIRSAVNPNLENIKDTVGNENYSFLLKKPLINSLQMDGNLKKVDSFTRWMAKELGEADELDMLSSNRLSWSIMGSEYDSNISAQLEVDADSLSSSILGDQLFSIIDFSPNWTYSNWDCKVLIIGKFLKSELEFSKCKWSIMFGEMEIPADVLADGILCSHAPLHKPGLVAFYVTCSNRLACSEIREFEYRRGHDQNIGATDVNAGVVTVMHLYRRLEMLLCQRPIGSPSGFIEHDLGKQTLIQKIVSLMEENYHDALLTQKNSTARLMVTGEVLLEKQLKEKFYYWLLQRINEEDTVPIVVDDRGQGVLHLAAALGFNWVFQPIIIPGVSLDFRDVNGWTALHWAAFYGREDTVAALVSLGAAPGALTDPSAEYPLGRTPADLASSSGHKGISGFLAETFLTTHLTTLRMNDPDEDGIPEVSGRNAIHTVSERLAVPTTEEEVPDTLSLKDSLAAVCNASQAAARIHQIFRIQSFQRKQFTEQGCDELLSSDEHAISLLAGRSSRLRLANAAAVHIQKKFRGWKKRKEFLQIRQKVVKIQAHVRGHQARKKHKSIMWPVGILEKVILRWRRKGRGFRGFGSDVVQDGPNMHGTRSPEDNYDVLKEGRRQTEERMQKALARVKSMAQYPEARAQYRRLLTAAEGFRETKAGSNEIPDNIEEDIGYDESEMLDIETLLDDDTFMSLAFQ; encoded by the exons ATGTTGCATTGTTACTATGCCCATGGAGAGGataatgaaaattttcaaaGGCGGAGCTACTGGTTGCTTGAGCC GGATCTCATGCACATAGTATTTGTCCACTATTTGGGAGTTAAG GGTGGCAAGTTGAACACCAACTATGTTAGAAACATGGATACTGTCTTGTCAAAATCCGAAAATGATAGCATTTCTACCACTTTTCATGGAGCAAGCCCCACCAGCACGTTGTCCTCAGCTAATGAAGATGCTGAATCTG AGGACAATCACCAAGCAAATTCTAGATTTCATTCGTATCCGGAGTCACCATTGCGCAACGACAGTCGTTCTACCCTATCAAGTTCTTATGATATGCTTTCCTCTCCAG GAAATTGGGATGTATCTTCCCCAAATTATGCAACACATTTTCGGAGGCATAGGGATGTTTCTGGTGGAAGCAAATTTGTATCTAGTTTTCAACCAACACTTGATTTGGCATCTGGGCAAGAAGCTTCGGGAAAGTACGCCGCAG GTGAGCTTACCGATAAAGAGGAATCTGTGTGTTACGTTCCTGTCCAAGCCAAGGTTGAG GAGAACAATATGGATCCATTTTGCAATCATCCTGGGGAGCATAAAGATCAGTCTGAACAGAGGAATCTTCAGGCAGTGCTTACAGAAATGGAAATTAGAAGTGCTGTCAATCCAAATTTGGAGAATATCAAGGATACAGTAGGGAATGAAAACTACTCATTCTTACTGAAAAAGCCGCTGATAAATTCATTGCAAATGGATGGAAACTTGAAGAAAGTTGACAGCTTCACCCGCTGGATGGCTAAGGAGCTTGGAGAAGCTGACGAATTGGATATGCTGTCAAGTAACAGGCTTTCATGGAGTATTATGGGGAGTGAGTACGACTCCAATATCTCAGCTCAATTGGAAGTGGATGCAGACTCGCTGAGCTCTTCTATTTTGGGGGACCAGCTTTTCAGTATTATTGATTTTTCACCAAACTGGACTTACTCTAATTGGGATTGCAAG GTTCTCATTATTGGAAAATTTCTCAAGAGTGAATTAGAGTTCTCAAAATGCAAATGGTCAATTATGTTTGGAGAGATGGAGATTCCAGCTGATGTTTTAGCAGATGGGATTCTTTGTTCCCATGCTCCACTACACAAGCCTGGACTTGTCGCTTTCTATGTCACTTGTTCCAACAGGCTCGCTTGCAGCGAAATACGAGAATTCGAATATAGACGTGGACACGATCAAAATATTGGTGCTACAGATGTAAATGCTGGTGTTGTAACTGTGATGCATCTCTACCGACGACTTGAGATGCTATTATGCCAAAGACCCATTGGAAGCCCTAGCGGTTTCATTGAACATGACCTTGGAAAACAAACTCTGATTCAAAAAATTGTTTCATTGATGGAGGAGAACTACCATGATGCATTGTTAACACAAAAAAATAGCACAGCACGGCTGATGGTGACTGGAGAGGTGCTTCTTGAAAAGCAGCTAAAAGAGAAATTTTACTATTGGCTGCTTCAAAGAATAAATGAAGAAGATACAGTGCCAATAGTTGTTGATGACAGAGGTCAAGGTGTTCTACACTTGGCAGCTGCTCTTGGTTTTAATTGGGTCTTCCAGCCAATTATCATTCCAGGAGTTAGTTTGGATTTTCGAGACGTGAATGGATGGACAGCACTTCATTGGGCTGCGTTTTATGGCAG GGAGGACACAGTTGCTGCTCTTGTTTCCCTAGGTGCAGCTCCTGGAGCGCTGACAGACCCATCTGCTGAATATCCGCTGGGTAGAACTCCAGCAGATCTGGCTTCTTCCAGTGGACACAAGGGGATATCTGGTTTTCTAGCTGAGACTTTCCTGACCACACATCTCACAACTCTTAGGATGAATGATCCGGATGAAGATGGTATACCAGAAGTTTCTGGAAGGAATGCTATACATACAGTTTCGGAACGTTTAGCAGTCCCTACAACTGAAGAGGAGGTACCAGATACACTCTCACTCAAGGATTCACTTGCCGCTGTCTGTAATGCATCACAAGCAGCAGCTCGCATTCACCAAATTTTCCGCATCCAGTCATTTCAGAGGAAGCAATTTACTGAACAGGGGTGTGATGAGTTGCTGAGTTCAGATGAGCATGCTATTTCTCTTTTAGCTGGTAGAAGTTCCAGATTACGTTTGGCCAATGCTGCTGCTGTGCACATCCAGAAAAAGTTTCGTGGTTGGAAAAAGCGGAAGGAATTTCTGCAAATTCGGCAAAAAGTTGTTAAAATTCAG GCTCATGTGAGGGGGCATCAGGCAAGGAAGAAACATAAAAGTATTATGTGGCCAGTGGGAATATTGGAGAAGGTGATTTTGCGCTGGAGACGTAAAGGGCGTGGTTTCCGTGGATTTGGGTCAGATGTGGTCCAAGATGGGCCTAACATGCATGGCACTAGGTCGCCGGAAGACAATTATGATGTTCTGAAGGAAGGAAGAAGACAAACTGAAGAAAGGATGCAAAAAGCACTTGCAAGGGTGAAATCTATGGCCCAATACCCTGAAGCCCGAGCTCAGTACCGTAGACTGCTAACTGCTGCTGAAGGGTTCCGAGAAACAAAG GCTGGTTCCAATGAGATCCCAGACAACATAGAAGAAGATATAGGGTATGATGAAAGTGAAATGCTCGACATAGAGACTCTGTTGGATGATGATACTTTCATGTCTCTGGCATTCCAATGA